The genome window GAGCGCGCGGGGCCCATCCTTGCGCGCAGCCGCGACCATTGGACCGAGCCTTGGGGCTTCACGGACGAGCGGCTCTTCCTGAACCGGGCGCTGATCATCGGCACGCCGCACGAGCCTCGGCAGCTGATGGCCGTGCTGCTCGGCATCGAGGCCGAATTGGGCCGCACGCGCGAGCCGCAGGAGCGCTACACGGCGCGGAGCATCGACATCGACATCCTGCTCATCGGCGCCCGGGTCATCGATGTGCCCGGTCTCCTTGTTCCGCATCCGCGCATGCACGAGCGGGCCTTCGCCTTGGAGCCCGCCGCCGACATCGCGCCGCACTGGGTGCACCCGGTGCTGGGTCGCACGGTGTTCGAGCTGCTACGCGACCTTCGCGCCCTGCCTGCGGAAGCCGGTCCGGCATGAGCGCGCGTTACTCCTACATCGCCATCGAGGGCCTCATCGGCGCGGGCAAGACCACCTTGGCGCGGCGGCTCGCCGAGCGCTGGAATGGCCGCTTGGTGCTGGAGGAATTCGACGACAACCCCTTCCTGCCGCGCTTCTACCAGGAGCCCGAGCGTTACGCCTTCAGCGTGGAGCTGAGTTTCCTCGCGCAGCGCTACCACCAGCTCAAGCGCGTCACCGAGCAGGAGCTCTTCAGTCCGGTGACCGTGGCCGATTACAGCATCGGGAAATCGCTGGTGTTCGCGAACGCGACCTTGCCGCCCGACGAGCACGCCTTGTTCCGCGACCTGTACCAGATCATGTACGCCGACCTGCCGCAGCCACAGCTCATCGTGTACCTGCACCTGGGCATCGAACGGGTGCGTGAGCGGATCCGGCAGCGCGGGCGAGGCTACGAGCAGGCCATCGGGGCCGATTACCTCATGCGCTTGCAGGAGCGCTACATGGACCATTTGATGAAGACCACCGCCACCCGCGCCCTCATTGTTGACCTAGGCCATGCCGATCTGCTCCGCGATGAAGCCGCCTTCGTCCGGCTTTTGAGCCTGATGGACGAGGAAGCCCCGCTGGGTCACCGGGTGGTAAGCCTCTGAAGCGCACGGAACTGTGTGGAGAACTGCCCGTTGGATCGCAAGATTCACCGGAATGCCGTGTTTATACTTGCCGCCGAATTCACCCAACCCGCCATCTGAAATGGAAAAGCGCCACCTGAAAGGCCTTTCGCTCGTTGCCACCGCCGCTCTTGTGCTATACGGCTGCGGAGGGATCGGCAAAATGAAGAAGTATGCCGAGACCATCAAATACACCGTTGAGCCGAACCCGCTGATCGTGCAAGGCGATTCAGTGGCCGTGGCCATTAACGGGAGCTTCCCGGGCAAGTACTTCTATCGCAAGGCCCAAGTGGAACTCACCCCTACGCTCACCTATCCCGGTGGCGAGACCCCCTACAAGATGGTGGGCTTCCAGGGCGACAAGGCCGTGGGCAACTACACCGTGATCCCGTACGAGGCCGGCAAGAGCTTCAGCTACACGGGCAAAGTGGCCTTCACCCAAGCCATGGGCAACCAGAGCGAACTGGTGGTGAAGATCCTGGGCAAGCAGGGCACGAAGAAGGAGATGCCCTTCGACCCCTTCAAGCTGGCAGACGGTGTGATCACCACGCCTTATCTCTTGCTCAGCGATGACAAGGTCATCATGGCGAAGGACGCCTTCCAGCGTGTCACCAGCCACAGCGAGATGGCCACCATCAACTACCTCGTGAGCAGCAGCGTGGTGCGTCCGGGCGAGCTGAAGGACACCGACGTGAAGGCCATGGGCGATTGGCTGAAGGCTTCCGCACAGAATCCCAGCATCCAGATCAAAGGTGCCAGCTTCGATGCGTGGGCCAGTCCCGAGGGCGAATTGAGCAAGAACGAGAACCTGGCTGGTGATCGCGCGAAGAGCGCCATGTCCTGGCTGAAGGGCGAGCTGAAGCGCAACAAGATCAAGGCCGACAGCTTGGAGACCTTCTACACGGAGAACCCTCGCGGCGAGGATTGGGAAGGATTCAAGAGCGCCATGCAGGCCAGCTCCACCGTGCCTGACAAGGAACTGGTGCTGCGCGTGCTGGAGATGTACCCGGACCTGACCAAGCGCGAGGAGGAGATCCGCAACATGGCGGCCACCTACAAGGAGATCAGTGAGCAGATCCTGCCCCAGTTGCGCCGCAGCGAGATGCGCGTGAACTACGATCGCGTGGGCAAGTCCGATGAGCAGCTCATCAGCATGAGCAAGACCATGCCCGACAGCTTGAATGTGGAGGAGCTGCTCTTTAGCGCCACCCTCACCACCGACCTGAACGAGCAGCTGCGCATCTACCGTGAGGCCAGCCGCATCTTCCCCGCTGACTATCGGGGCCCGAACAACGCGGGTTATGTGCTCTACCAGCAGAACAAGATGGCTGAAGCCGAAGCCGAGTTCCAGAAGGCCAACAGCATCCAGGACAATCCCATCAGCACCAACAACCTGGGGGCGATCGCGCGCTTGAAGGGCGACCGCAAGAAGGCGATGGAGCTTTACCGCAAGGCCAGCGCCGCCGGTCCTGAGGTGAAGTACAACATGGGCATCATCAACATCCAGGATGGCGATTACGGCAGCGCCACCAGCAACATGGGCGGCATGAACACCTTCAATGCGGCGCTCGCGAAGACCTTGGGTGGCGATGCCGCCGGTGGCCAGAAGATCCTCGAAGGCAGCAGCGATAAGGACAGCGCTGCAGGCCACTATCTCATGGCCATCATCGGAGCCCGCCAGAGCAACGGCGACATGGTGCGCAACCACTTGGGCATGGCCGTGCAGAAGGATGCCAGCTTGCGTGAGAAGGCCATGAAGGACCTCGAGTTCCGCAACTTCAAAGGGCAGCTCGGCCTCTGAGCCGTTGCAACCCATCTGCCAGGAAGCCCCTTCGCATGCCGCGAAGGGGCTTCTTGCTTCTGGTGTGAATCGGCCTAAGGCTCTGATTCCATCTACGTCAATGCCATGAGGCCGCATCCGCAGACGTGCCCTAACGATCGGGGAATAGAAGCTGGGAAGCCCAGGTTGCGCGCCTGTTTCGGTGCGAGCCGCAGTGCAACGATGATATGCCACAATCGTGCGTCGCAGCTTGCTGATCGGCCCGGTCCCGACAGTGCGCTCAACGCTGATCCAAGGCGCGATTCCGATTGGAATCGCCGTGAGCCGGCGCTGGCTGAGAACAGCGAAGCCCCTTCGATTCGCGAAGGGGCCTCGATGCGGCGTGAGGTACGGTAAGGCGGTGCTACCTCACGCCACCTGAGGGTTCACACGGCCCACCTTGTGGGACTTGGGCAGGGGCGCTTGTCCGCGCAGCGGCCCGAGGTACTGCTCGTCGCTGAGCGCGAGGTTGAGGATGTAGAGGCCGTTGAAGACGATCACCAGCACCTTGTCGAGGAAGGAGGTCTTCCCGAAGCAGGCGATCACTTCCATCCACACCTTGGGGATGAAGTAGAGCTGGCCCCAGATGGGGATGAGCATCTTCCAACCATCGCTGGCCGGGCGGCCCACGATGCGCATGAAGACCACCACGTTCCAAACAGGGATGAAGGCGGCCAAGCCCGGCTGGCGGCACTTCTCATACAGGCGCCACTGGGCCAGGATCGCGATGGCGGCGATGAAGCCCAACGCATAGTAGAACGCGTTGCCCAAACGCAGGGTGTGATAGAAGTAGTCGTGGAAGGCAGACAAGTACTCCATGGCAAGCAGGTTTGTGGGGTGGTAAGGCCCCGATTGGCAGGTGGTTCCGTACAAATAGACGCCCCGGAAGGGGTCAAGTTGCCTTGCCAACGCAGGCATCTTTCCCCAGCGTACTGTGCATTCGGCCAACGGGCGGGGCTAATCGGCCAACGGCTGAAACGGCTGATGCTCAGGCGTGCGGCACCGCATAGGCCTTCACGTCCCCCTCGGTGATCTCCTTGCCGCTGAGGATCACCAGCCGCTCGATCACGTTGCGCAGCTCGCGCACGTTGCCGGTCCAAGGCAGCTTCTGGAGCTCCTTGATGGCCTTGTCGGCGATCTTCTTCGGTGCAATGCCTTGCTCGATGCACACCAAGCTGATGAAGTGCTCGGCCAGCAACGGTACATCATCGAGCCGCTCGCTGAGGCTGGGCACGTGAATGGGGATCACGCTGAGGCGGTGGTAGAGGTCCTCGCGGAAGTTGCCCTTCTCGATCTCCTTGCGCAGGTCCTTGTTGGTGGCGGCGATCACGCGCACGTTCACGCTCACGTCCTTGTCACCGCCCACCGGTGTGATGCGCCCTTCTTGCAAAGCGCGCAGCACCTTGGCCTGTGCGCTGAGGGCCATGTCGCCGATCTCGTCGAGGAAGAGGGTTCCGCCATCGGCCAGCTCGAACTTGCCCTTGCGGTCCTTGATGGCGCTGGTGAAGCTGCCCTTCATGTGGCCGAAGAGCTCGCTCTCGATCAATTCACCGGGGATGGCGGCGCAATTCACTTCGATGTAGGGCGCCTCGGCCCTGCTGCTCTTCTGATGGATGAGCCGGGCCACGCCCTCTTTGCCCGCCCCGTTGCCGCCGGTGATCAGCACGCGCGCATCGCTGGGGGCCACTTTCTCGATCATGTCGCGGATGGCTTGCAGGGCCTTGCTCTCACCGATCATCTGCACGCCGCCGAGCTTGCTCTTGCCCACCTTCTGGCGCAGCACTTTCGTTTCCTGCACCAGATTGCCACGATCCAGCGCGTTGCGCACGCTCACCAGGATGCGGCTG of Flavobacteriales bacterium contains these proteins:
- the folK gene encoding 2-amino-4-hydroxy-6-hydroxymethyldihydropteridine diphosphokinase, whose product is MDGSDEALLLLGGNIGDARATFAQAERLIAERAGPILARSRDHWTEPWGFTDERLFLNRALIIGTPHEPRQLMAVLLGIEAELGRTREPQERYTARSIDIDILLIGARVIDVPGLLVPHPRMHERAFALEPAADIAPHWVHPVLGRTVFELLRDLRALPAEAGPA
- a CDS encoding deoxynucleoside kinase → MSARYSYIAIEGLIGAGKTTLARRLAERWNGRLVLEEFDDNPFLPRFYQEPERYAFSVELSFLAQRYHQLKRVTEQELFSPVTVADYSIGKSLVFANATLPPDEHALFRDLYQIMYADLPQPQLIVYLHLGIERVRERIRQRGRGYEQAIGADYLMRLQERYMDHLMKTTATRALIVDLGHADLLRDEAAFVRLLSLMDEEAPLGHRVVSL
- a CDS encoding sigma-54-dependent Fis family transcriptional regulator; translated protein: MASILIIDDEKAIRAALRDILEHEKHKVEEAEDGMAGLEKAIKGKYDLVLCDIKMPKMDGLEVLTKLQAHNEELPVVMISGHGTIDTAVDALKKGAFDFIEKPPNVSRILVSVRNALDRGNLVQETKVLRQKVGKSKLGGVQMIGESKALQAIRDMIEKVAPSDARVLITGGNGAGKEGVARLIHQKSSRAEAPYIEVNCAAIPGELIESELFGHMKGSFTSAIKDRKGKFELADGGTLFLDEIGDMALSAQAKVLRALQEGRITPVGGDKDVSVNVRVIAATNKDLRKEIEKGNFREDLYHRLSVIPIHVPSLSERLDDVPLLAEHFISLVCIEQGIAPKKIADKAIKELQKLPWTGNVRELRNVIERLVILSGKEITEGDVKAYAVPHA